From Anaerohalosphaera lusitana, one genomic window encodes:
- the gltA gene encoding NADPH-dependent glutamate synthase, translated as MTDDKKLLQELLEKHNNGDLKPKERYEIPPQGMPAQDATERRDNIDEVATGYTETQARLEALRCLQCKNAPCVAGCPVKIKIKDFVSAIADGQYQQALEIIKENSLLPSVCGRVCPQEVQCQEKCTVAKRFKDVDKAVAIGRLERFVADWGEENDSTPKIAPPTGKKVAVIGSGPGGVVVATDCRRAGHDVTVFEAFHKPGGVLVYGIPEFRLPKAIVEREIKGLEKMGVKFECNFIVGRTRTVKQLLEEDGFDAAYIGVGAGLPRFMNIEGEQLVGVYSANEYLTRANLMKAYQFGEGADTPIAVSKKVAVLGGGNVAMDAARTAVRLGAEEVYLIYRRSEAEMPARVEEVHHAKEEGIIFKTLQNPKRILGDGDGYVKSLECLKYELGEPDDSGRRRPVPIEGSEFEIDVDTVIVAIGNGANPLIGQTTPGLEMNKWGNIVVDEDCKTSLDGVYAGGDIVLGAATVILAMGQGRIAAAAMNDYLKD; from the coding sequence GTGACTGACGATAAGAAGCTTTTACAGGAACTACTCGAAAAACATAACAACGGCGATTTAAAGCCCAAAGAGAGATATGAGATCCCGCCGCAGGGCATGCCCGCTCAGGATGCAACTGAGCGGCGCGACAATATTGACGAAGTCGCGACTGGCTATACCGAAACCCAGGCAAGACTGGAAGCGTTGCGATGCCTGCAGTGTAAGAACGCCCCCTGCGTGGCCGGTTGTCCTGTAAAGATCAAGATCAAGGATTTCGTGTCTGCAATCGCGGACGGTCAGTACCAGCAGGCTCTGGAAATCATCAAGGAAAACTCCCTGCTTCCATCTGTATGCGGCCGTGTATGCCCGCAGGAAGTACAGTGCCAGGAAAAATGCACAGTCGCCAAGAGATTCAAGGATGTCGACAAGGCAGTCGCGATAGGGCGTCTCGAACGTTTCGTCGCTGACTGGGGCGAAGAAAACGATTCAACACCAAAGATAGCTCCGCCCACCGGCAAGAAGGTCGCAGTCATAGGTTCAGGTCCCGGCGGCGTAGTAGTTGCCACAGACTGCCGCAGGGCGGGACATGATGTGACCGTCTTCGAAGCGTTCCACAAGCCTGGCGGTGTGCTTGTTTATGGTATCCCCGAATTCCGTCTGCCCAAGGCCATCGTTGAACGCGAGATCAAGGGCCTGGAGAAGATGGGCGTCAAGTTTGAGTGCAATTTCATCGTAGGCCGTACCCGAACCGTCAAACAGCTTCTCGAAGAGGACGGCTTTGACGCCGCGTACATAGGCGTAGGTGCCGGTCTGCCGCGATTCATGAACATTGAGGGCGAACAGCTCGTTGGTGTCTACAGCGCGAACGAATACCTCACCCGTGCAAACCTCATGAAGGCCTATCAGTTCGGCGAAGGCGCAGATACGCCGATCGCTGTATCTAAGAAGGTTGCTGTGCTCGGCGGCGGAAATGTCGCGATGGACGCAGCTCGTACCGCGGTCCGTCTTGGCGCAGAAGAGGTCTACCTGATCTACCGCCGCAGCGAAGCGGAAATGCCTGCGCGGGTCGAAGAGGTGCACCACGCCAAAGAAGAAGGGATCATATTCAAAACACTGCAGAACCCGAAGCGCATCCTGGGAGACGGCGATGGTTACGTCAAATCTCTTGAATGCCTTAAGTACGAGCTGGGTGAGCCTGACGATTCAGGCAGAAGACGCCCTGTACCTATCGAAGGCAGTGAATTCGAAATAGATGTCGACACCGTCATCGTTGCGATCGGCAACGGTGCCAATCCCCTGATAGGCCAGACCACGCCGGGCCTTGAAATGAATAAATGGGGCAATATCGTCGTCGACGAAGACTGCAAAACCTCTCTCGATGGCGTCTACGCAGGCGGAGACATCGTTCTGGGTGCAGCAACTGTTATCCTGGCAATGGGCCAGGGACGCATAGCCGCTGCTGCTATGAACGACTATCTAAAAGACTAG
- the lepB gene encoding signal peptidase I, with amino-acid sequence MGKGFRENQPGSQFEPRYNTTLAGVVNTFEWLLIAVVLAFVFRAFVVEAFRIPTGSMAETLRGDHYHLRCPRCGYEYDLGTDEVSELPHARCPSCAYWASPEVMPAVTNGDRIFVSKAAYQFKEPDRWDVVVFKYPIRPEENYIKRLIAKPGETVELIDGDVYIDGLIRRKPPKVQDELWMPLYINDYQPGGRADRLAAALEDKGPYTNQVWQQPFENVDGSIWNTSVENSAVFSLVSPQSRINTLHYVDRTGHDFEARYAYNSNPIAIRPEVSDLRVVFNVTSASDDGMIGAGLKKNNVLYRGWVDFAGQMIIDRFTGEQREVLVQRDIPGVSVWNGSEFSFEIVDHMVVLRIGENVLKYDAGRQRGDMGVHRRDYKPGVEIYGASNIDISHIEIWRDMYYGSNVLRPRPNEPFTLDEDEYFMAGDNSPISHDSRMWRGPGIGNEGRTYREGIVPRGYLVGKAFFLYWGDAYKPFEGALPIVPNLGKMKPIYGGVDENE; translated from the coding sequence ATGGGAAAAGGATTTCGCGAAAACCAGCCCGGATCACAGTTCGAGCCTCGTTACAATACCACACTTGCCGGTGTTGTAAACACGTTCGAATGGCTGCTTATCGCCGTTGTGCTGGCATTTGTATTCCGCGCGTTCGTAGTAGAGGCCTTCAGAATACCCACCGGAAGCATGGCCGAGACACTGCGCGGCGACCATTACCACCTCAGATGTCCCCGCTGCGGCTACGAATACGATCTCGGAACGGATGAAGTCAGCGAACTGCCGCATGCCAGATGCCCCAGTTGCGCGTACTGGGCAAGCCCGGAAGTGATGCCTGCCGTAACGAACGGAGACCGTATTTTCGTTTCCAAAGCTGCCTACCAGTTCAAAGAACCTGATCGCTGGGATGTCGTCGTGTTCAAATATCCCATCCGGCCCGAGGAAAACTACATTAAACGCCTTATCGCAAAGCCGGGCGAAACCGTGGAGCTGATAGACGGTGACGTTTATATCGACGGCCTTATACGGCGCAAACCCCCAAAAGTGCAGGACGAACTCTGGATGCCGCTATACATAAACGATTATCAGCCAGGCGGACGTGCGGATCGCCTCGCAGCGGCTCTCGAAGACAAAGGGCCGTACACTAACCAAGTCTGGCAGCAGCCTTTTGAAAATGTAGATGGTTCTATATGGAACACCAGTGTCGAAAACTCGGCCGTATTCTCACTGGTCAGTCCGCAAAGCCGGATCAACACACTACACTATGTCGACCGGACCGGACACGACTTCGAAGCCAGATATGCGTATAACAGCAATCCCATAGCTATAAGACCCGAAGTTAGTGATCTCCGTGTTGTCTTCAATGTCACTTCCGCAAGTGATGACGGCATGATCGGAGCAGGTCTGAAAAAGAACAATGTCCTCTACCGTGGTTGGGTCGATTTTGCCGGTCAGATGATCATTGACCGTTTCACAGGTGAACAGAGGGAAGTCCTTGTTCAGCGCGATATTCCAGGAGTAAGTGTGTGGAACGGCTCAGAGTTCAGCTTTGAAATAGTGGATCACATGGTCGTTTTGCGCATTGGTGAAAATGTACTCAAATACGATGCAGGCCGCCAGCGTGGTGATATGGGAGTGCATCGCCGCGATTACAAGCCCGGCGTAGAAATCTACGGTGCCAGCAACATCGACATAAGTCACATTGAGATATGGCGTGACATGTATTACGGAAGCAATGTCCTGCGTCCACGACCCAACGAGCCGTTTACGCTTGATGAAGACGAGTATTTCATGGCCGGCGACAACAGCCCGATCAGCCACGACAGCCGCATGTGGCGCGGACCCGGTATCGGCAACGAAGGAAGGACATACCGCGAAGGCATCGTGCCTCGTGGGTACCTTGTAGGCAAGGCGTTTTTCCTCTACTGGGGCGATGCTTACAAGCCGTTCGAGGGAGCACTGCCGATCGTGCCGAACCTGGGCAAGATGAAGCCGATCTACGGCGGGGTGGATGAAAATGAATGA
- a CDS encoding cold-shock protein: MSDGIVKWFDRKKGYGFISCGPDPDVFIHHSNLVDRAKLPNEGDRVQFEVESGEKGPVAKRVAIV; the protein is encoded by the coding sequence ATGTCTGACGGAATTGTTAAGTGGTTCGACAGGAAAAAAGGGTATGGGTTTATTTCCTGCGGGCCCGATCCAGATGTCTTTATCCACCATTCTAACCTCGTTGATCGTGCAAAGCTGCCCAATGAAGGCGATCGCGTTCAGTTCGAGGTAGAGAGCGGCGAGAAAGGCCCTGTAGCCAAGAGAGTCGCTATAGTGTAA
- a CDS encoding NAD(P)/FAD-dependent oxidoreductase gives MLRINDISLPLDHTEQDLLREVCKRLGVKPEQIQNWRIYRRSIDARKRRGVSFVYSVDTQLQDEDELTGRLDSLKGVQKPKEREYTPPSLTRIPKSRPVIVGTGPSGLFAGLLLAEAGLKPIILERGKPAKDRAADVARFWNKGILDEHSNVQFGEGGAGTFSDGKLTTGIKDRACRVDKVIAELIQAGAPEEIRYIAKPHIGTDVLVGMVARIREKIITLGGNVRFETRMDELLIENSHVRGLRLASGEAIHTETVILAIGHSARDTFAMLNRTGVQMARKPFAIGVRIEHPQDMIDKAQYGKYAGHPRLGAAEYKLVHHSDTGRSAYTFCMCPGGEVIGAASEPGQVVTNGMSSFARDRENANAAILVGVKPEDFGPGDDLAGIEFQRKWEQKAFEMGGETYNAPAQTVGDFLAGRPTTRFGNVLPSFRPGVTGCDLRHCLPDYVAAAICEAIPAMSRKLENFDMPDAVLTGVETRSSSPVRILRGDDFCSLNTAGLYPAGEGAGYAGGIISAAVDGIKVAEAVISG, from the coding sequence ATGCTAAGGATCAATGACATAAGTTTACCGTTGGATCATACAGAGCAGGATCTGCTGCGCGAAGTTTGCAAACGTCTGGGCGTCAAACCGGAACAGATTCAGAACTGGCGCATATACCGCCGCAGTATCGATGCACGCAAACGGCGCGGCGTATCGTTCGTGTATTCAGTTGATACGCAACTACAGGACGAAGATGAGCTCACAGGACGCCTGGACTCACTCAAAGGCGTTCAGAAGCCAAAAGAACGAGAATATACACCTCCTTCTTTGACTAGGATACCTAAGTCCCGTCCGGTCATCGTCGGTACAGGACCTTCCGGCCTTTTCGCGGGCCTGCTGCTTGCCGAAGCCGGCCTCAAACCGATAATCCTCGAACGCGGCAAGCCTGCAAAAGATCGCGCAGCAGACGTCGCGAGATTCTGGAACAAGGGTATACTTGACGAGCATTCAAACGTGCAGTTCGGAGAGGGCGGCGCAGGCACTTTCTCAGACGGCAAGCTTACCACCGGCATAAAGGACCGCGCCTGCAGGGTTGATAAAGTGATCGCGGAGTTAATCCAGGCCGGTGCTCCCGAAGAAATTCGATACATCGCCAAGCCCCACATCGGCACGGATGTGCTTGTCGGTATGGTCGCCCGAATCAGAGAAAAGATAATAACTCTCGGCGGCAATGTTCGTTTTGAAACCCGTATGGATGAGTTGCTGATCGAAAACTCTCATGTCCGCGGCTTGCGTCTTGCAAGCGGCGAAGCCATCCACACCGAAACCGTGATCCTCGCGATCGGACACAGCGCACGCGACACGTTCGCAATGCTCAATCGCACAGGCGTGCAGATGGCCCGCAAGCCGTTCGCAATTGGCGTGCGTATCGAACACCCGCAGGATATGATCGACAAGGCACAGTACGGCAAGTACGCCGGCCACCCTCGCCTGGGCGCAGCAGAATACAAACTCGTCCACCACAGCGATACCGGCCGATCAGCCTACACCTTCTGCATGTGCCCCGGCGGTGAAGTCATCGGCGCAGCCAGCGAGCCCGGCCAGGTCGTCACCAACGGCATGAGTTCGTTCGCCCGCGATCGAGAAAACGCCAACGCTGCCATACTCGTCGGCGTAAAACCCGAAGATTTCGGCCCAGGCGATGATCTTGCGGGCATAGAGTTTCAGCGCAAGTGGGAGCAAAAGGCCTTTGAAATGGGCGGCGAGACGTATAACGCCCCGGCCCAGACAGTAGGCGATTTTCTCGCGGGCCGACCGACAACGCGGTTCGGAAATGTCCTTCCGTCATTTCGACCGGGCGTTACCGGCTGCGACCTCCGCCATTGCCTCCCCGATTATGTCGCCGCCGCGATCTGCGAAGCGATCCCCGCAATGAGCAGAAAACTCGAAAACTTCGACATGCCCGACGCGGTGCTAACTGGCGTGGAAACACGCAGCAGCTCACCGGTAAGGATATTACGCGGAGACGATTTCTGCAGCCTGAACACCGCCGGCCTCTATCCCGCAGGCGAAGGAGCAGGTTACGCAGGCG
- a CDS encoding HU family DNA-binding protein translates to MATVTKKELIDRIADQTQAKRVVVKRIIQSFLDEMVTELSDDNRLEFRDFGVFETRTRAARVAQNPKTLERVQVPAKRTVKFKMGRLMREKLSTPVEMSETE, encoded by the coding sequence ATGGCAACCGTAACAAAGAAAGAACTCATCGACCGCATAGCGGATCAAACACAAGCAAAAAGAGTTGTAGTCAAGCGGATCATTCAGTCATTTCTCGATGAGATGGTGACTGAACTTTCGGATGACAACCGGCTTGAATTCCGTGATTTCGGCGTCTTCGAAACTCGAACCCGTGCAGCAAGAGTAGCACAAAACCCTAAGACTCTTGAAAGAGTGCAAGTACCTGCTAAAAGAACAGTAAAGTTCAAGATGGGCAGGCTTATGAGGGAAAAACTGAGCACACCCGTTGAAATGAGCGAAACCGAATAA
- the lepB gene encoding signal peptidase I produces the protein MAQRNKRNKNKKSGLADSVLGTAEWVLMAFSVTLVFIVFVMQAYTIPTGSMASSLKGAHFKLRCSQCGYLYDYGFDHQRYNLSPNVTPGGDNVVIEPLRTGRGNRVQRTLPPRCPSCGYFMAPVKLSYGRPVVPPERVGPVTKGDRIFVLKCIYQFIEPSRWDVVVFKNPVEPAINYIKRMIALPGETVEIVDGDIYIDGKMARKPENVQEEMWMSVYDNDYHPVEPEIARYNGHTWVQPFVNTEGSQWDLTENSGRLFKLESSPDNIHTIYYDTSKGNDFRASYAYNNPRSYKFMPVCSDLMAQFQVQAGQGDAVLGAELTKYGIRYRGRVNSDGTMVISRIDAEDTITELAAGQGKWVQGDEAKRFRFMNVDHRLVLEFGDSQIEYDLGRDRDDAGTIIKVMPEAKIFGAGELTLSHVGLFRDMHYTQVTQNGDHILRAGAGDPFTLSDDQYFVCGDNSPASFDSRLWDQPGLGNSGREYREGVVPREYLVGKAFFVYWPGGYQPKIGNKGFGPRLVPNTRGMKAIYGGRYQTDTATD, from the coding sequence TTGGCGCAAAGAAATAAACGGAATAAGAACAAAAAGTCTGGTTTAGCGGATTCCGTACTCGGAACGGCTGAATGGGTGCTGATGGCATTTTCGGTCACGCTTGTCTTTATCGTATTTGTAATGCAGGCCTACACGATACCCACCGGCAGCATGGCCAGCAGCCTAAAGGGCGCTCACTTCAAACTGCGATGCTCTCAGTGCGGATACCTTTATGATTACGGCTTTGACCACCAGAGATACAATCTGTCCCCGAACGTGACCCCCGGAGGTGATAATGTAGTTATCGAGCCTCTCCGTACTGGCCGAGGCAACAGGGTCCAAAGAACCCTGCCTCCGCGTTGTCCAAGCTGCGGCTATTTTATGGCCCCGGTAAAGCTGTCTTACGGTCGTCCCGTGGTCCCCCCTGAAAGGGTCGGTCCGGTGACAAAGGGCGACAGAATATTCGTCCTCAAGTGCATTTACCAGTTCATCGAACCCAGCCGCTGGGATGTTGTTGTCTTCAAAAATCCTGTTGAGCCGGCGATCAACTACATCAAACGAATGATCGCACTGCCCGGCGAGACGGTGGAAATAGTCGACGGAGACATCTACATAGACGGCAAAATGGCACGCAAACCTGAAAATGTTCAGGAAGAAATGTGGATGTCTGTCTATGATAATGACTATCACCCGGTCGAGCCTGAGATCGCCAGATACAACGGCCATACCTGGGTCCAGCCCTTTGTAAATACCGAAGGTTCTCAGTGGGATCTGACCGAAAATTCTGGAAGGCTGTTCAAACTCGAAAGCTCCCCGGATAATATCCATACTATCTATTATGACACAAGTAAAGGCAACGATTTCCGCGCCTCATATGCTTATAACAATCCAAGGAGTTACAAGTTTATGCCCGTATGCAGTGACCTGATGGCCCAGTTCCAGGTACAGGCAGGGCAGGGCGATGCAGTGCTCGGCGCAGAACTGACGAAATACGGGATCCGTTACAGGGGCCGGGTTAACTCAGACGGAACCATGGTCATTTCGCGAATAGACGCTGAGGACACCATAACAGAGCTTGCGGCCGGGCAAGGCAAGTGGGTCCAGGGCGACGAAGCAAAACGATTCCGTTTTATGAATGTCGACCACAGACTCGTACTTGAATTCGGCGATTCTCAAATAGAATATGATCTGGGACGTGACAGAGACGACGCTGGAACAATAATCAAGGTCATGCCCGAAGCAAAAATATTCGGTGCCGGCGAATTGACCCTCAGTCATGTAGGCCTATTCCGCGACATGCACTACACGCAGGTTACGCAAAATGGCGACCACATTCTACGAGCAGGAGCAGGTGACCCGTTCACACTTTCAGACGACCAGTATTTCGTGTGCGGTGACAACAGCCCAGCCAGCTTCGACAGCAGGCTTTGGGATCAGCCCGGCCTAGGAAACAGCGGCAGAGAGTATCGCGAAGGTGTTGTACCGCGTGAATACCTGGTCGGCAAGGCGTTCTTTGTCTACTGGCCGGGCGGTTATCAGCCAAAGATCGGGAACAAGGGGTTCGGCCCGAGGCTCGTACCCAACACCAGGGGTATGAAAGCCATATACGGCGGCCGTTATCAAACCGACACCGCGACCGATTAA
- a CDS encoding ABC transporter ATP-binding protein, whose amino-acid sequence MEDNSLMTHIDANAQKESILLMEKLCKNYQLGPTKLRVLREIDMTINTGEYVTIMGPSGSGKSTLLNMIGCLDRPTSGSYKLGGVDVSELEDDELSKIRGARIGFIFQSFNLISQLNVIENIEIPMFYQNYSEEESNERAKELAEMVGLGDRMRHRPSELSGGQQQRVAIARALANDPLIILADEPTGNLDSQSGSDILDILDRLHEEGKTLVVVTHDENIATHAQRAIRLFDGQIAEDVYN is encoded by the coding sequence ATGGAAGATAATAGCCTTATGACCCATATTGATGCCAATGCGCAAAAAGAGTCCATTCTTTTAATGGAAAAACTTTGCAAGAATTATCAGCTTGGCCCGACAAAACTGCGGGTATTGCGTGAAATTGACATGACGATCAATACCGGCGAATATGTGACTATAATGGGCCCCAGCGGGTCGGGAAAGTCTACACTGCTGAATATGATTGGGTGTCTCGATCGGCCCACGAGCGGCAGCTATAAACTGGGAGGGGTAGATGTCTCAGAACTGGAAGATGATGAACTTTCCAAAATACGCGGAGCAAGGATCGGTTTTATTTTTCAGTCCTTCAATCTCATCTCTCAATTGAATGTCATAGAAAACATAGAAATACCCATGTTTTACCAGAACTACAGTGAAGAGGAGAGTAACGAAAGGGCCAAAGAGCTTGCTGAAATGGTGGGTCTTGGTGACAGAATGCGGCATCGTCCTTCGGAATTAAGTGGTGGTCAGCAGCAGCGGGTTGCTATCGCAAGGGCTTTGGCGAACGACCCGCTGATCATCTTGGCGGATGAGCCGACAGGTAATCTCGACTCGCAAAGCGGTTCGGACATCCTCGACATCCTCGACCGTTTGCACGAGGAAGGCAAGACGTTGGTAGTTGTAACACACGATGAGAATATTGCAACGCATGCTCAAAGAGCGATCAGATTGTTCGATGGGCAGATTGCAGAAGACGTATATAATTAA
- a CDS encoding ABC transporter permease, producing the protein MLGIIFGVSSVVSMLAIGEGASQDAQEKISQLGSRNIIIKTVPPPEDKSSIGQQQTLKEYGLTYDDAERFRGAIPNVRVLVPNRRISDQALYRNSRVSTEVIGTVPWYREILSLSLKYGRFITTTDTHYKQAVCVIDDKVRNELFLFDDPLGQNIKVGGDYYSVVGVVSAQKDIAASELQGGKNNPEKERGANTGKIYIPLTTARTRFGETSIQMGAGGATLERVELQEIIVQSRTIDQVLSTRRSVQSILSRFHKKNDYEIIVPLELMQRAKDVQRIFTIVLGSIAAISLLVGGIGIMNIMMATVSERTREIGIRRALGARQRDIVMQFLSETLILTLCGGILGMAVGSLIPILVTYFGQMRTVITPGSLVLAFGISAAVGLAFGIYPAYRAAHMDPIESLRHE; encoded by the coding sequence ATGCTTGGGATTATTTTCGGCGTCAGTTCCGTCGTTTCAATGTTGGCGATTGGAGAAGGGGCCAGCCAGGATGCTCAGGAAAAAATATCGCAGTTGGGCAGTCGAAACATCATCATCAAAACGGTCCCGCCCCCAGAAGACAAATCATCCATCGGTCAACAGCAGACGCTCAAAGAATATGGTTTGACTTACGACGATGCGGAGCGGTTTCGCGGTGCAATACCGAACGTGCGTGTGCTCGTGCCAAACAGACGTATTTCGGATCAGGCTCTTTATCGCAACAGCCGGGTCTCAACCGAGGTCATCGGAACTGTGCCGTGGTATCGGGAAATATTGTCCTTGAGCCTAAAGTATGGACGTTTCATTACGACAACAGATACACATTACAAACAGGCTGTATGTGTAATCGATGATAAGGTTCGCAACGAACTCTTTCTGTTTGACGATCCGCTGGGACAGAACATAAAAGTGGGTGGAGATTATTACAGTGTGGTCGGTGTGGTTTCTGCGCAGAAAGACATAGCTGCATCAGAGCTGCAGGGCGGGAAAAACAATCCGGAAAAGGAACGCGGTGCGAATACGGGCAAAATCTATATCCCTCTTACAACGGCCCGGACGCGATTTGGAGAAACATCAATCCAAATGGGAGCCGGCGGTGCCACACTGGAGCGTGTTGAGTTACAGGAAATTATTGTGCAGTCGCGCACAATCGACCAGGTTCTGTCTACAAGGCGGAGCGTGCAGTCTATACTATCTAGATTTCACAAGAAGAATGATTACGAAATTATTGTGCCGCTGGAGCTTATGCAGCGCGCTAAAGATGTCCAGCGTATATTTACCATCGTCCTTGGTTCTATCGCGGCTATCAGCCTTCTGGTGGGCGGCATCGGTATCATGAACATTATGATGGCGACTGTCAGTGAACGTACACGCGAAATAGGCATCCGACGTGCACTTGGTGCCAGGCAGAGGGATATTGTAATGCAGTTCCTTTCAGAGACGCTGATCCTGACACTCTGCGGCGGTATACTGGGGATGGCGGTGGGATCACTGATTCCCATATTAGTTACCTATTTCGGTCAGATGCGGACGGTAATTACTCCCGGTTCGCTTGTTCTGGCCTTCGGTATTAGTGCAGCAGTCGGACTTGCATTTGGAATATATCCAGCTTACAGAGCGGCGCATATGGATCCGATCGAATCACTCCGACATGAATAG
- a CDS encoding sulfide/dihydroorotate dehydrogenase-like FAD/NAD-binding protein, translated as MAHKIIKKQQLSENVFTVDVKAPLIAEARKPGQFVIVGLDAEIGERIPLTIAGADTEKGTIRLVWQRVGKTTAQMSELNIGDEMGYIAGPLGTPTHIEKFGKVVCVGGGIGNAPLLPIARALKDAGNEIVTVLGARTKNLLILEEDFASISDELIIVTDDGSCGRKALVTEPLEEICKQSPKPDLAMVIGPAIMMKFCSEVTRKYDVPTQVSLNTIMVDGTGMCGGCRVEVGGETKFVCVDGPEFDGHQVDFDQMMKRQAAYKDLEKKAYEQYQHKCRIGLDANNNK; from the coding sequence GTGGCGCACAAGATAATTAAAAAGCAGCAATTGTCAGAAAATGTCTTCACAGTCGATGTCAAAGCTCCGCTGATAGCCGAAGCCCGCAAGCCGGGTCAGTTTGTAATCGTCGGCCTCGATGCCGAAATTGGTGAACGCATTCCACTCACAATTGCCGGGGCTGACACCGAAAAAGGAACTATTCGCCTGGTATGGCAGAGAGTTGGTAAAACCACGGCCCAGATGTCCGAGCTGAACATTGGTGATGAAATGGGCTATATTGCAGGGCCGCTTGGCACCCCAACGCACATAGAGAAGTTCGGCAAAGTTGTCTGTGTCGGCGGCGGCATTGGAAACGCACCCTTGCTTCCCATAGCAAGGGCTCTCAAGGACGCAGGCAATGAAATTGTGACTGTCCTTGGAGCCAGAACAAAGAACTTGCTTATCCTCGAAGAAGACTTCGCATCTATCAGTGATGAACTGATCATAGTTACGGACGATGGATCATGCGGGCGAAAAGCATTGGTCACCGAGCCTCTGGAAGAAATTTGCAAACAATCGCCAAAACCTGATCTCGCGATGGTAATAGGCCCCGCGATAATGATGAAATTCTGCAGCGAAGTTACCCGCAAGTACGATGTGCCAACGCAGGTTTCGCTTAACACCATCATGGTCGACGGCACGGGCATGTGCGGCGGTTGCCGTGTCGAAGTCGGAGGTGAGACGAAATTCGTCTGTGTCGACGGCCCCGAATTCGACGGCCACCAGGTAGATTTCGATCAAATGATGAAAAGGCAGGCTGCTTACAAGGACCTCGAGAAAAAGGCCTACGAGCAGTATCAGCATAAGTGCCGTATCGGTCTTGACGCGAACAATAATAAATAG